The candidate division TA06 bacterium sequence GACCGTAAGGGCCCAGACCGACCGCCAGCATCCCCTATTTCCCACCGTGATTCCGGTTTATCCTGGGGCCGTTTTTTACGAAAGGGAGGTTCACGACCTTATGGGCATCGGCATCGAGGGGCACCCCGACCTGCGTCCATTAGTGCTGCCCGAGGACTGGCCCTCCAACGTTTTCCCGCTGCGCAAGGATTGGCAGTATAACCGGGAGAAAGGAGCGATAGAATAATGGGCACATTTGTTTTGCCGGTGGGGCCGCAACATCCGGCCTTGAAGGAACCGACCTCTTTCCGCTTTCTGGTGGACGGCGAGACCGTGGTGGACGCCGATCTCCGCCTGGGCTATAATCACCGGGGAATCGAAAAAGGCGCCGAGAGCCGGACCTATGTCCAGAATCTATATTTGCTGGAACGGGTCTGCGGCATCTGCTCCAACGCCCACATGACCTGCTTTGCCCAGGGGGTGGAAAAGCTGATGGGGCTGGAGCCCCCCAAGCGCGGCCTGTTCATCCGCTGCCTGATGGGCGAGCTGGAGCGGGTGCATTCCCATCTTCTCTGGCTGGGGGTGGCCGGGCACGAGGTGGGCTTCGACACCTTCTTCATGTACACCTGGCGTGACCGCGAAATAGTCCAGGATATGCTGGAGATGATCTCCGGTAACCGGGTCAACTACGGGATGCAGACCTTCGGCGGGGTGCGCCGCGATCTGGACGAGATGCAGATCAAGAAATTGCTGGAAGGCATAGCCGCCCTAAAGGCCCGGACCCCGTATTACCTGAACCTGGGCGCCTCGGAACCGACACTGGTGGTTAGGATTGCCGGAGTGGGGAAACTGCCCAAAGAAAAAGCCTTGGAGCTTAATGCGGTCGGACCGACCACCAGGGCCTCCGGTGTGGCCTTTGATGTCCGCCAGGATGATCCCTATGCCGGGTTTGGCGAATTCATCCCCTTCAACATCGTTACCGACAACGGCTGCGACGTGCTGGCCCGGGTGGTGGTGAGGGCCAAGGAATTGATGGAATCTTATGATATCTGCGAATTCATTTTAAAAAACCTGCCGGCCGGAGACTTCCGGGTCAAGGCCCCCCGCAAGGCGCCCGAGGGCGAGACAGTGAGCCGGGTGGAGGCCCAGCGGGGCGAGGACATCCACTATATCCGCGCCAACGGCACCGACAAGCCGGACCGGGTAAAGATCCGGGCCCCGACCCTGGCCAACTGGCCTTCCACCTTGTACATGCTGCGGGGCGGTTTTGTGGCCGATATCCCGATCGTGATGGCGGCCATCGATCCCTGCCTGTCCTGCACCGACCGGATGGCCGTCATAACCGATCCCAAGGGCAACGAGAAGGTCTGGAACTGGGAGACCCTGCGCCAGTACGGGATAGATTTCTACCGCAAACGCGGGATCAAGCTGTAATAATCCCATGGTAACTATTCAGCCACTTGTGGCGATCCTTTCGGTTATATTCAGGTCAGGCTTGCCGAACCATACTTGCACCATCTTTTCCCGAATTTGGCCACAGAAAGCACATAAAATAAATAAGCGCAAAAACGTTACTACGTAATAACGTTAAACGGGTTTATTTTGTGTTCTCTGTGCTTTTTGTGGCTGAATAGTAACCCATGTTTTTTGATAGACGACTGGGGAGGATGGTATGAAGCTCAGGATGGATCAAAAAAACGACGCGCTTTACTTCCGGCTGGATGAGAGCGCCGTCGTTGAATCCGAGGAAATACAACCGGGGATCATTCTGGATTACGATGTCAAGGGCAACG is a genomic window containing:
- a CDS encoding nickel-dependent hydrogenase large subunit; protein product: MGTFVLPVGPQHPALKEPTSFRFLVDGETVVDADLRLGYNHRGIEKGAESRTYVQNLYLLERVCGICSNAHMTCFAQGVEKLMGLEPPKRGLFIRCLMGELERVHSHLLWLGVAGHEVGFDTFFMYTWRDREIVQDMLEMISGNRVNYGMQTFGGVRRDLDEMQIKKLLEGIAALKARTPYYLNLGASEPTLVVRIAGVGKLPKEKALELNAVGPTTRASGVAFDVRQDDPYAGFGEFIPFNIVTDNGCDVLARVVVRAKELMESYDICEFILKNLPAGDFRVKAPRKAPEGETVSRVEAQRGEDIHYIRANGTDKPDRVKIRAPTLANWPSTLYMLRGGFVADIPIVMAAIDPCLSCTDRMAVITDPKGNEKVWNWETLRQYGIDFYRKRGIKL
- a CDS encoding DUF2283 domain-containing protein, which gives rise to MKLRMDQKNDALYFRLDESAVVESEEIQPGIILDYDVKGNVIGLEILRVSQRVSSEMAKSIEFIAA